The Clostridia bacterium genomic sequence TAATCTGATTGGAGAACATATTGACTACAATGGCGGCAATGTTATGCCTGCGGCGCTTGATCTTGCTTGTACCGTACTTGCTCGTATAAACAAAACAGACAAGATTAATTTGGCCTTTACAACTGCTCCAAACAGAGAAGTTTTGGATATAAATCATTTGGACCAATACAAGGGCTTAAAGTTTGGCAATTATCAAGCTGGTGTTGCCTTTGTTATGCAGCAAGAAGGCTTTAGTATTGTTGGATGCGATCTGTTATATGACGCAAGCGTGCCTTTCGGTTCAGGTCTTTCTTCTTCTGCTGCAATAGAAGTTGCCACCGCAATTACTTTTGCCACTTTTTCTAAAGAATCAGGTAATACCGACAAAGGCATTGACTTAGTTGAGCTTGCATGTTTGTCGCAAAAAGCTGAAAACAAATATATAGGCGTCAACAGCGGTATTATGGATCAGTTTGCTTCCGCAATGGGAAAAGCAGAACATGCTATACTGCTTGATTGCTCTACTCTAAAATATGAATATGTTCCTTTAAAACTTGGCGAATATTCACTTGTTATAGCCAATACCAATAAGCCTAGAGGCCTTGCAGATTCAAAATACAACGAAAGAAGAGCTGAATGCGAAGAAGCATTGAGTATTTTGAAAAAAGAGGTTAACATAAACAATCTTTGCGAGATGTCACCTCAGATTTTTGAACAGCATAAGCATTTATTAAAAGGAAAAATTAGGGATAGAGCTGAACATTGCGTTTATGAGCAAGACAGAGTACATAAAAGCGTGCTTGCTATGAAAAAGGGAGACTTAAAAGAATTTGGTCAATTGCTCAATCAATCACATAAGTCCTTAAAAGAACTTTATGAAGTAACAGGCATAGAATTGGATACATTGGCAGAGACCGCGCAAAAGACACCTGGTTGTATAGGTTCAAGAATGACAGGCGCAGGTTTTGGCGGATGTACAGTGTCGTTAGTTAAAACTGATATGGTTGACAGCTTTATTCAAAAAGTTACTAAAGAGTATACTCAAAAAATCGGCTATGCACCTACTTTTTACAACACAAAAATAGCTGACGGCGCATACGAAGTAAAAAACATCTAGGAGATTTTATGAAAGTATCTTCTCGCGGCAGATATGGATTAAAAGCTATGGCAGATCTAGCCATGCGCTATGGTCCAGATTATATTCCGCTAAAAGATATAGCAAAAAGACAAAACATCCCGCTAAAATACCTTGAACAGATTTTTGCAATCTTAAATAAAGGCGGATTGCTTAATAGTATAAAAGGCGCTCAAGGCGGTTATCAGTTATCAAGCCCGCCAAGAAATATCAAAGTTTTGCAGATTTTAAGACTGCTAGAAGGCGAAATTAATGAGAGCAATAGTGTTACTGATTATACAGATATCGAATATTCTATTTCAGAAATAGTATATAAAAAAGCGGATGAAGTTTTGTTGAGCTTTTTGGATAATATATCGTTAGAAGATATTGTAATACATTATAAAAAAATCAATATAGAAAATATTTCATTTTCGATTTAAGTTTAAACAAATCGCCAGTCAAGAAAGCTGGCGATTTGTTTTATTTCAGTTAACTTTGGATATAACCTTGATAAAGAAATATTTAGCGTCGTTTTAAGTTTTTTTTACAAATATTCTATCAAATTTGGTATCAAAAAGACTTGACACCACATATATAATAATATATATTTAATTCATACTATTCATATAGGAATAATAATATTTAGGAGAGAAAAAATGTCAAAAATTGCAAAGTCGTTAACAGAACTTATCGGCAATACGCCTTTACTAGAACTGGATAACTATAATAAAAAGCATAATCTAAAAGCCAAAATCATAGCTAAACTTGAATATTTTAATCCAGGCGGAAGCGTAAAGGATCGTATAGGATATTCAATGCTAGTAGATGCTGAAAAAAGAGGCATCATCAATAAGGATACCCATATCATAGAACCAACAAGCGGCAATACTGGTATTGCTTTGGCATGGGTAAGCGCAGCAAGAGGATATAAACTTACTTTGACAATGCCGGAAACAATGAGCATCGAACGCCGTAATCTTTTGAAAGCATTAGGCGCAAATATCGTCTTAACTGAAGGAGCGCTTGGAATGAAAGGCGCGATCGCAAAAGCATTGGAATTGGCAGCGCAAGATAAAAACTCCTTTATTCCTCAGCAATTTGAAAATCCCGCCAATCCTTTGATACACGAAAAGACCACAGCACAGGAAATTTTGAGAGATACAGATGGCGATGTTGATATTTTTGTGGCAGGTGTGGGAACAGGAGGCACAATAAGCGGCGTAGGAAAGGTTTTAAAACAGCATAATAAAAAGACTCATGTAGTAGCTGTTGAACCCTTGAGTTCTCCCGTTTTGTCAGGTGGAACTCCTGGCCCTCACAAGATACAAGGCATTGGAGCTGGATTTGTTCCTAAGACATATAACCCTGAAGTTGTAGATGAAGTTATAACCGTAAGCAATGAAGATGCGTTCAAGGCATCAAAAGAAGTTGCAGCAGCAGAAGGTTTGCTTGTAGGTATTTCTTCAGGCGCAGCACTCTTTGTAGCAACCCAATTAGCACAAAAGCCCGAAAATGAAGGAAAAAGAATTGTAGTCGTACTCCCTGATACAGGTGAACGATATCTTTCGACACCTTTATATGATTAAATGATATAATTTTTATGCCGCAACTAAAACTTGCGGCATAAAAAATATCATTTTTTTTAGATTTGTTATATACTTAAAAAAATTTGAAAAGTAATTTTTTAAACAGGAGTATAAATTATGAAAGAATTAGGATTCAACACCAAGTCCCTTCATGCCGGTCATAACATTGACCCCACAGGCTCGCGTTCAGTTCCTATTTATCAGACGACATCTTATGTATTTAACGATGCCGATCATGCCGCTGCGTTATTTGAATTAAAAGAGAGCGGCTATATTTATACGCGCATTAACAATCCGACTATTGCTGTACTTGAAGACAGAATCAATGCACTAGAAGGCGGAGTAGGCGCATTGGCAACTTCCAGCGGTATGGCTGCAATATTGTATTCAATTTTGAATATTGCAAGTGTTGGCGATGAGATAATTGCTGTAAGCACATTATACGGAGGTACATATACCCTGTTTAATGACCGTTTTGAACAGCAATATGGAATAAAAGTACATATAATTGACCCCGAAAATTTTGACGCAATAGAAAAAGCAATTAATTCAAAAACCAAGGCTATTTATTTTGAAACAATAGGAAATCCTGATATCAATATTCCTGATGTAGAGCAATATGCCAAAATCGCTCAAA encodes the following:
- a CDS encoding galactokinase → MNYNELKKKFIEIYGEGEIRIFSAAGRVNLIGEHIDYNGGNVMPAALDLACTVLARINKTDKINLAFTTAPNREVLDINHLDQYKGLKFGNYQAGVAFVMQQEGFSIVGCDLLYDASVPFGSGLSSSAAIEVATAITFATFSKESGNTDKGIDLVELACLSQKAENKYIGVNSGIMDQFASAMGKAEHAILLDCSTLKYEYVPLKLGEYSLVIANTNKPRGLADSKYNERRAECEEALSILKKEVNINNLCEMSPQIFEQHKHLLKGKIRDRAEHCVYEQDRVHKSVLAMKKGDLKEFGQLLNQSHKSLKELYEVTGIELDTLAETAQKTPGCIGSRMTGAGFGGCTVSLVKTDMVDSFIQKVTKEYTQKIGYAPTFYNTKIADGAYEVKNI
- the cysK gene encoding cysteine synthase A; protein product: MSKIAKSLTELIGNTPLLELDNYNKKHNLKAKIIAKLEYFNPGGSVKDRIGYSMLVDAEKRGIINKDTHIIEPTSGNTGIALAWVSAARGYKLTLTMPETMSIERRNLLKALGANIVLTEGALGMKGAIAKALELAAQDKNSFIPQQFENPANPLIHEKTTAQEILRDTDGDVDIFVAGVGTGGTISGVGKVLKQHNKKTHVVAVEPLSSPVLSGGTPGPHKIQGIGAGFVPKTYNPEVVDEVITVSNEDAFKASKEVAAAEGLLVGISSGAALFVATQLAQKPENEGKRIVVVLPDTGERYLSTPLYD
- a CDS encoding Rrf2 family transcriptional regulator, which gives rise to MKVSSRGRYGLKAMADLAMRYGPDYIPLKDIAKRQNIPLKYLEQIFAILNKGGLLNSIKGAQGGYQLSSPPRNIKVLQILRLLEGEINESNSVTDYTDIEYSISEIVYKKADEVLLSFLDNISLEDIVIHYKKINIENISFSI